TTTCCAATTGTTGTTCGTAACTTGCTAGAATTTCTCCGTTTATTACCGACCATTTACCAAAATGTTTATCAATGGCTCAGCAGTAACCAATTTCAAGAGTTAGATAATTTTTTACAAATCGAAGACTCTATTCGCTCTTTTGTGAATGCGTTTAGTGCACAAGATGCTGCGCGTTATATTACTAGCGGCATTGAGTCTCTGAGCACCTTTACTTTCACACTTGCTTCGCAAATTTTCCGGATTGTCGTTGGCATTATTATTTCAATCTATCTTTTGCTCTATAAAGAAAGTATCTTGCAGATTGTCTCTCGATTCGGAAAAATTTCTACTAAACAAGAGCATCTGAAGGCAGTGAAATATTATCTTCGTCAGACAGATGTTATCTTCTATAAATTCATTTCCACACAATTCATTGATACATGTATCATGTGGATTTTATCCACGTTCCTACTCTTTATCCTCCACGTGACGGGCGTCGCTCATAATCCTTTCTCAGTAGCTTTAGGATTGCTTATTGGTGTTTGCAACATGATTCCTTATTTTGGTTCAATTTTTGCCTCGATTGTCGCAATGATTATTGCTTTCTTTACTGGCGGTTGGGAAGCCGGGCTTGTTACAATTATTATGCTCATCATTCTTCAGCAAATTGACGGAAATATTATCGGACCAAAACTCATGAGCGGTGCTTTGAATGTTAACCCAATTATTGTTATTATCTCTATCTCAATTGGCGGCGCTTATTTTGGTATATTAGGCATGTTCGTCGCTGTACCTGTTGCAGCCTTACTTAAAATTATTTTTATGGAATATTTAGAAGCTAAGGAAAATAAACTTTCTCTCGCTCCTCACGAAAAATAAAAAAAGAGTTATTTCTAACTCTTTTTTTATTGGACTTTTTGAATGAAATTAAGGAGTTTTTGGTTAAAAGCCTCAATATTTTCTACATGAAGAATGTGTCCACAATCTGCAAAAATACTCACCTCTGATTGCGCATTATGTTGCAAGTTACGTGCTGCCTGAGCATGCTCTGGCGGAAAAATAGGCGAACACCCACCGGCAAAGAATAAATGTGGAACCGTTTCACGCGTAAGATTCTGACGCCAATCTTGCGTAATCACATTTTGAAGCAGGGCTTGATGCTTTTGAAAATTAAAGGGTAACATCCCTTTACCCAACACACGTTTCACTTGATCTGTCAATTGTCGATGGGTTAATTTTGTGCGTGGAAAATCTTTAATAAAATCAGATAATTCACCAAGTGTTTTACCTGTTTGCCCATCTAACCAATCGGGCGATTTCATAAATGTAGGTGCTTGATCCTCTGTTACGATGGCCGCTAACTTTCCGTCCGTAAAAAGCTCTTCATATGCCATAATAGTCGCTGCTCCCATCGAGTGTCCAACCAATACTGGTCGATAAAGTTTCAGGGCATTCATCAACTCTTCCAAATCCGTCGCCAGACGATGTAAGGTCATCCCATAATCGACTTCTTGGCTTTGTCCATGACTCCGGTGATCATAAGTGACGACGCGATAACCTGCAGCAACAAAATAATCGACTTGAAAAGCCCAAGTAACTTCACTCGCCGAATAGCCGTTAATAAAAACTATTGCTTGATTTTCTGCTGCTCCATAGCTATGGTAATTTATCTGAACTCCATCGTTTGTTGTATAAAAAGGCATTGTTTCTTCTTTCTATTGCTCAATCTTTCACTGTACATTTATGACAGCAAAAACTATTCATATTGTAGCAAAAAACGCGATGAAATCCTGACTTTTTGCTTTGACGCTTGGGATGAACAGAAAAAGAGCGAAATTTTCTCGCTCTTTTAGATTATTTCACAACAATGTTTACCAATTTATTCGGAATTGCGATAACTTTAACGATATTACCTTCTACTTCGACTGCTTCTAAAGCTACTTTTTCAAGTTGATCTTTTGGCAAATCTTTTTCAATCATGACTTTAGCTTTTAACTTACCGTTGATTTGAACAACAATTTCTATTTCATCTTCAACGAGTTTGCTTTCATCAAATGATGGCCAGGCAACATAAGAAATACCTGCTTCGTTACCAAGTTCAACCCAAAGTTCTTCTGCAAGGTGAGGAGCAAACGGAGCTAAAAGTTGAACAAAGCCTTTCGCGTATTCAAGCGGTAATGTTTTGGCTTTATTTGCTGCGTTTACAAAGATCATCAATTGAGAAATCGCTGTGTTGAACAACATATGATCCAAACGCTCGGTAACGTTTTTAACTGTTTCATTATAAACTTTATCTAGGCTACCATCATTTTCTTCAGTGATTGTGCTGTTGCTGAGCAAACGGACCACACGATCCAAGAATTTACGTGCTCCTTCCAGCCCTTCTTCTGACCAAGGAATACTTGCATCTAAAGGTCCCATGAACATTTCATAAACACGTAAAGTGTCGGCGCCGTAACGTTTAACAACATCATCTGGATTAACAACATTTTTCAATGATTTAGACATTTTAGCTGGTGCTTGCTCAAGCTCTTCACCAGTCTCAATATTGTAATAAGAACCCTCACGTTTTTCAACCTTATCTGTAGCAACTAAAGCACCACGACTGTCACGATAAGAAGTACCCAAGATCATTCCTTGGTTGAAAAGTTTTTGGAAAGGTTCATTTGTTGGAACAACACCTAAGTCAAAGAGAACTTTATGCCAGAATCGTGCATAGAGAAGGTGAAGAACTGCATGTTCGGCTCCACCGACATAGATGTCGACAGGAAGCCATTCTTTAATAAGCTCTGGATCAGCAATAGCTTGACTGTTTTTAGGATCAATGTAGCGCAAATAATACCATGACGAACCTGCCCATTGTGGCATTGTGTTTGTTTCACGACGTCCTTTTACACCATCTTCGCGTGTCACAGTCAACCAGTCTGTTAAGTTCGCCAGAGGCGACTCACCAGTACCTGATGGTTTAATATTTGAAGTCTTTGGCAATACTAAGGGCAGCTCTTCTTCTGGAACAGCAGTCGTTGTACCGTCTTCCCAATGAATAATTGGAATTGGTTCACCCCAATAGCGTTGACGACTAAAGAGCCAGTCACGTAGACGATAAGTCACTTTACGAGAGCCAATACCTTTTTCTTCCAGATAAGCAACCATTTTTTCAATCGCTGCTTCTTTTTCCATACCATTCAAGAAATCAGAATTTATAATTTTTCCGCCTTCTACATGGCAGGCTTCTTGAACATTTCCACCATCAAAAACAGGAACGATTTCTAAGTCATAAACCTTAGCAAATTCCCAATCTCGTTCATCATGTCCAGGCACAGCCATAACTGCACCATGTCCGTAGCTTGCAAGAACGTAATCAGCGATCCAGATAGGCATTTTCTTGCCACTTACTGGATTAATTGCGTATGCACCTGTCCAAACACCTGTTTTATCCTTTGCCAAGTCTGTACGAGCCAAATCTGACTTAAGGCTGGCTTGATGTTTATAGTCTTCTACAGCATCAGCTTGTTCAGCAGTAGTAATTTTTTCTACTAATGGATGCTCTGGTGCAAGAACAGCAAATGTTGAGCCAAAAAGTGTTTCAGGACGCGTTGTGAAAACTGTAAATTCTTCATCGCTACCCTCAACTTTAAAGTTGATGTCCGCACCGACAGATTTACCAATCCAGTTACGTTGCATTTCTTTGATTGATTCTGGCCAGTCCAGGTCTTCCAAATCATTAAGCAAACGCTCCGCATAGGCTGTAATCTTCAGCATCCATTGACGCATCGGTTTACGTACAACTGGATAGCCGCCACGCTCTGAAGTCCCATCAGGGAGGACTTCTTCATTGGCGATAGCTGTTCCTAATTCTTCAACCCAGTTAACAGCTACTTCAGCTTCATAGGCCAAACCTTTTTCATACAGCTTCGTAAAAATCCACTGTGTCCATTTATAAAATTCTGGATCAGTTGTATTTACTTCACGTTCCCAGTCATAGCTGAAACCGAGGCTGTTGATTTGACGTTTAAAAGTAGCAATATTTTTCGCTGTAAATTCGACAGGATCATTACCTGTATCGATTGCATACTGCTCGGCAGGTAAGCCAAAAGCATCCCAACCCATTGGATGAAGGACATTATAGCCTTGCGCACGTTTATAGCGGCTCAGAATATCTGTTGCTGTATAACCCTCAGGGTGCCCCACGTGAAGACCTGCTCCTGATGGATAAGGAAACATATCGAGTGCATAAAATTTCGGTTTGTTTTTGTCTGTTCCTGTACGGAAAGTGTTATTGTCGGCCCAGTATTTTTGCCACTTGGCTTCAATGTCAATGTGTTTGTATTCCATATTTCATTCCTTAAAGTTTTTTATAAATTATATTTACAAATCTCAAATTCTATTATATCAAAAAAATCAAAAAAGCAGATTGCTGCTTTTTATCTGGAGCAGAAATTTATTCATGACCAATTAGACCAAATGCTAAAACTAAGTCACTGCCTACAAGTTGTAAGCCATATTTCTGCTCATATTTTTTTACTTTATTGAGTAAGGTGTTCCGATGAACATAGAGCAGCTTTGCTGCAGCTGCTTGGTTGCCGTATGTCGTGTAAAGGGCACGTACTAACGCCTTGTCTTCAGGACTTTGCAGAAGTTCTTGTCTGACGTTATTCAATAATAAACTCTCGACATGATGGAGACCCTGAGCCAGAATAGATTCACTAAAGCTTGCTTTTTGCTGAAAAAACTGTTTTTCTTCTTGATAGACTTGCTCGAGCTCTTCTTTGGAAGAAAAGCTTCCAATGTAATAGTGCAGTTTCTCACCCATATCTTGAGACAAGACTTTTAGACTATCTGCAAGCTCTGATTTACTCAGATTATTGCCGGTATATTCTTCAATAACGAACTGTTTTTCAGTATTTTCTTGTATGACATCAGGCAAGATAAATTTTATATTTTCTACAAGTTCTGAAAAATCCGCCACAGCAAATTGCAAGATACGAAAACGTCCTAGGGGTAAAGACGAAAAGTCAGTATTCTGCTCTGAAAGTAAGGCTATTAAAGTGCGCTCCCGTTGATTAAGCTCTGCTTCTTCCACGTTGCGGTAAAGTTCTTTTATCTTTTCTATTTCCATTTTTCAAAAAAGTGACCTAAAGGTCACTCTGCTCTTAATTTTCAGTAGGAATATGTAATTCGAAAAGTGGTGACAATGGACGTTTCTCATGAATACGGATGATAGCATCAGCAAGTAATGGTGCGATTGAAATCTCAACAATCTTATCACTGCGACGTTCATCTGGTATTTCAATAGTATCCAAAACTACCAACTTATTAATTCCTGAACTTTCGATACGTTCAATAGCTGGACCTGATAAAACAGCATGTGTACATGAAGCATAAACTTCAGTTGCGCCAAGTTCTTTCAAAGCATTTGCAGCCAAAGTAATTGTACCAGCTGTATCAATCATGTCATCAATCAAGATACATTTCTTCCCTTTAACATCACCGATAATATTCATGATTTCAGCAACGTTGGCACGTGGACGACGTTTATCAATGATTGCGATTGGTGCTTTCAAGAAAGCAGCTAACTTACGCGCACGACCTACACCACCGTGGTCAGGAGAAACAATGACTAAATCATCGCCATTAGCAAAGCCGTGACGACGGAAGTAATCAGCAATCAATGGTGAGCCCATAAGGTGATCCACAGGAATATTGAAGAAGCCTTGAATCTGAGCAGCATGTAAATCAAAAGTAATCAAGCGGTCTGCACCAGCAATTTGAAGCATGTTAGCGACCAATTTTGATGTAATTGGTTCGCGTGCACGTGCTTTACGGTCTTGACGGGCATAACCATAGTAAGGCATTACCACATTGATTGAGGCAGCACTGGCACGTTTGAGGGCATCCATCATGATCAACAGTTCCATTAAGTTTTCATTAACAGGAGCACTTGTTGATTGGAGGATAAAGACGTGTTCTCCACGAATACTTTCATCGATTTTAACTTCGACTTCACCATCATTATAAGTGAGCACGCGTGATTTTCCAACTTGGATACCAATTTCTTTTGCGACTTTATGAGCCAACTTTTGGTTAGATGAAAGTGCAAATAACTTCAAATTTGAATACGACATGATAGCCTTTCTATATAAAACAGTTCTCTAATTAGACCTTTCCATTTTATCGTGAATTGTGTTTTTTTTCAAGTCCCGATAAACTACCCTAGCGCGAAGCTTCCCCACTTTATCCTAAAATGGAAAAATGCCTATCTTTTCCAGATAGACATTTTTTACTAGATGAGCTCTTTAAATAAACCACGTACAAAGAATTCTTCATCAAAGTCTGTTAGGTCATTAATCCCTTCGCCCAATCCGACAAGTTTTACCGGAATTTTCAAGCTCTGAACGATAGATAAGACAATCCCCCCTTTTGCGGAACCATCTAACTTGGTCAAAGCAATCCCCGTAATCGGTGTTACTGCGCTAAATTCTTTAGCTTGTTGAATAGCATTTTGACCTGTTGTGGCATCCAAAGCAAGAATCACTTCATGTGGTGCAGCAGGCAGCTCACGCTTGATGATTTTTCCTATCTTTTCTAGTTCTTTCATCAAGTTGTCTTTGTTTTGCAGACGACCCGCTGTATCAATCAAAAGAATATCATAGTTTTCTTCTTTTGCTTTTACGACAGCATCAAACACCACACTGGCTGGATCTGAACCTGCTGGTTTCGTTACGACAGGAACATCCGAGCGTTTGCCCCATTCCACAAGTTGATCAATCGCACCAGCACGGAAAGTATCTGCCGCCGCAAGAAGAACTTTTTTTCCTTCGTTTTTATAACGATGCGCAAGTTTACCAATTGTTGTTGTCTTACCTACACCATTTACACCAACAAAAAGGAAAACTGTAAGATCGTCGTGAAGATTTAACTCAGAAGGTACTTTTTCATCCTCAAACTTATCTACGATTTTTTCAACAATTAATTGACGTAATGCTTCTTGTGATTTTGCATTTGCCAATTTAGCTTCGTTTCGCAACTCTTCTGTAACTTCTAAAGCTAAGTCGACACCCACATCTGACATGATAAGTGTTTCTTCAAGCTCTTCAAAGAACTCTTCATCCACAGAACGGAAGTTAGCCAAAAAAGCATTAAAGCGTTGACCAAAAGTCTTACGAGTTTTTTCTAAAGACTTGTCATATTTTTCTTCAATATTGGTTGTTTCTTGCTCTTGAACGGATGAATCTACTGAAACTTCAGGCTCTTCTAGAACTTCTTCTTTTGGAGCAATTGCTTCAACTTCATCTGCTTCAATCTCTTCAATTTCATCTTCCAAGATTTCAGATTCTTCTTGGAATTCTTCTTTTTCTTCCGTTTCTGCTGCTGAAGGTTCTTTTGCAAATTCAGCTACAACTTCAGGCATCGTTTCTGTTAAAACTTCTTCACCTGGCTCATTTTGAACCTGTTCATCAGTTTCTGCTCCATCATCGACGATTTCCTCTGCTTCAACTTCTGGCTGTTCTTTTACTTCAACAACTTCTTCAGAAACCTCTTCAGTTTCTTTTTTCTTACCAAATAAACGATCAAATAATCCCATATTTCCTCCTACAAAACATACTCTTGAATGACTTCTGCAACTGCGTGTTGATCATTCGTAAAGCTTGAAATGATATTGGCTTCCTTCTTCACTGTCGGTACAGCATTCCCCATTGCAACACCATAACCAGCCCATGAAATCATGCTTAAATCATTTTCTTCATCACCCATGGCCATTACATTTTCCGGTGTGATATCCAATTGCTCAATAAGTTTTGATAAACCAAAGGCCTTATTTATACCTTTAGGCATGAATTCTAACAAAATATCACGTGTTTTAAAAATTTCAAACTGGTCAAATAATGTTTTGGGAAACTTAGGAATCTGTGCATCCAGAAAAGCTGCATCTGTACAAGAAACAATTTTATTATAAATTGCATCTGGAGCAAGCTCTTCAAATTTTACAGGATGAAATTCCAAAAGGCTGTTGATAAAACCGTATTGGGATTGTCTTGCACTCTCAGTGACATAGACAATGTCATCACTCAAAACATCGCAAGGGATTTCCAGAGCCTGTGTTTCCTGCTTGATGAGGCGAACATCATCATAGCTCAACACTTTCTTTGAAAGGATTTCCCCTGTATTACGTTGCACTAAGCCGCCATTAAAAGTAATGCTAAAGTCATCGAAATCCAACATCTTCAGTGTTTTCAAAAAAGGTTGAATTGCTGCTAAAGGGCGTCCTGTCGTCAAAACTACTTCTACACCTTTCTGACGTGCTTCTTGGATTGCTTCAATATTTGGAGCAGAAATCTCCTTTGCACTGTTCAGCAGTGTTCCATCAAGATCTAAAGCGATCAATTTTACATCATTTGTCATGTTTATATTATAACATACTCTGCCCTACGATAATTGCTCCCTAAGATGCATTTTTAAGAACAAAAATTAAAAGAATGAAAGGATTAATTTTGAAGTATAAGAAAAGAGGCCGTCTTTAACAGAAAATTTTTTGAAGTCTTTTACCTGAGAAGTTCTCTCTCAAATCACTTTAGGAGAGAGGAGAAAAAGAGTACCGCAAGAGAAAAGTAATATAAAAATAAGCCCTATTCACTTATGAATATGGCTGTATACTGTCGTGTTAAAATTAAAAATGATAATTTCAGACCCTTGGTCAGTCTTGATGATTGATTTACTCAGAAAAATATATTGATAAATGTGTATTAAAAAGCAAACAACTGCCAAAGCCATTGTCTTTTAATTCATGGAAATGACGAGTAGAGCAGCAAGAAGCAAGACTAATAATAAAAGCAACTCCCAAACCATTAGTGAAAGTAACGGATTCAGACCTTTAATATGTAAACGATCTGCAATCCCATCTAATATATTTTTATTCATACATATAATATATCAAAAAGTTTAATAGTTTGCAATACCATTTCTTTATTTTCTTTAAGGTTACAAAAAGATTAACTAAAAACTTACTTCCCTTCCCCCAAAAAATAAAACAATAACTTAAAAGTTATCGTTTTATTTCACTTTCCATTTTTTTCAAATGCTTTTTCAACAAAATATCCCGAGAGCCAAATAGCAAATAGAATTCCTAGCATTCCTAAAAGCATGGATGCCATATCCGCCATGAGCAATTTTGAGTTTATTATCTCAGCCAAGCTATAATGAAGCCGAACAAACCAAAGAATAAGGCTTAATGATGAGCCTAATAAACCAAAAAAGAGGGTATTCACAGCAGTTCCTAGAATTTGCTGTGAAATTATAAAGCGTTGTTCCTTAAACTGCAGCAATGTCATCTGTTCATCTTGTTCTACAACTTCAGATAAACTGGCAACTAAAGCCATGGCTGCTTCTGCCACTGCACCCAACATTGAAATAACCATGACCACAATTGCAACTTTAGAAAAGTTCAATCCTATTGCAAGGGATAATTCCTCTAACTCCTCTGTATCTTCGATTGCAAAACCTTGTAGGTTACCGATATGCTGTACAAGAATGGCCAAAACGAGAAGTGAAAAGACAACAATGAGACTTGTTTTAAAGGAAATGTTTGTTACCATATTATCATCGGAAGACATATATATGGCGATTGCCAGGATGAGCACTGAAACAACACTTAAGAGAATAAATGTGTTCATTCCCCAAGAAAGCAAGGTTATCATTGCAAAAATCAAAATGAAATTAAGCGCAAGGCCGACGAGATTTCTTATCCCTTCAAGTCCTGAAACTAAAATCAGTAAGACAGTCAAAATAATAAAGAGAACAATTAAACTATTCATTTATTGCTTCCTTTCTTAGTCCAAAACTTGTCACTACAGCCGTAATCGGCACTGCAAGTACGATCCCAATCGCAGAGATAATGGTTTGTAAAAGTCCAAGGTTAAGGGCAGTTCCTGCAATATAATTCCATGTATTCCCATTTCTTAATAAAAGCAAAGTCATAGGAATCGTTTCTGCCATGAAGATCATAAAGAGCACATTTGTCAAGGTCCCAATAATTTCTTTTCCAATTTCCATGCCGGACTTAATATAGTCTTTTTGAGACATATTTATTTCATTAAGCTGGTTTTGACGATAAAGCCCAAATAAACCAGCAACAATGTCCCCTGTACCGTCCATGATTGCACCTAAAACACTGATGATTGCACCTACGAAAAAGAATAAAATCGGATTTTGAGTCACATAACTCATCATTTCAAAATGAATACCTGAATTTCCTGTAAGTCTCAAAACAGAAAAGGTCAGCAGAAATGTCAAAAGACTAGTGAGAACTGTGGTCAGTAGAGTAAATAACATTTGCCGCGTAAAGCCTAAAACAAAACCTAAAGAACTGATTGCAAAGACGAATGCTAAGCAAGAGAAAGTGATAAGCGCATTTACAGAGGTAAAATGAATATCAAAAGCCAGTGCTAGGACAAAGTAAAAGAGGTTAAGCAGCAAGGATAATGTAAGGAAGAGTGTTGCACGCCATCGAATAAAGCTCAAGGTTAGCCCGATAAAAAGAACAGCTAAACTCACAATCAATGCATCTCGCTTCTGCCCCACAATCTGCATCGTACCCGCACTTTCACGCAATAAAATCTTTTGATTTTTACGATAAAGCTGACCCGTAAGTTGCGACTGATTGGAGACATTTTTTAGATTTAAAATCTGATTTTTTTGCGAAGTATTGAGCAGTCTAACTTTAAGAGATTGTTGTACTTCTGTATCCTTATTATTGAAGTTATCACTTAAAGCTGTCTTTTCCACAGTTTTTACTTCTTCAATAATCCCTAAAGGTTCATGATAAAATCGTGCATTGTGATCGACGATAACAAAAGCTGCCACTGCAACCAAGCAGGGCAGAATAATTTTTTTCAGAAAGAATTTAATCATTATTTTTTACCACAGTCAAAATGACAAAATATCCTAAGATATAAATAACGGCAAAGGTGAGAATCAGTCCCAAAGAGAATTTTGTTTTTGGCTCATTTTGTGAAATAGAGAAACCAAAAGAAGCGTACTCACTGTTTGGCAACTCAATCAGATGCGGATAGTCTAGATTTTCCGTATTGGTCATCAAGGCCATCGTCACAGGAACTTTTTGAATATTTTCCACTCGCAGACGATAATGCCCCACTGGCATCTCTGTCTTCAAAACAGTCATCGCATCTTCTGCCAATATTGGGGCTTCACCAACTTTTTTCCATTGCTCTGCTTCTTTTTTCTCAAGAAGCAATTTCATTTCCATATTGGCATAAGAGTTGAAATCAATACGATTGGCTGATGTGGTTAAATCAAAAGGCTGAGAAATACTTTCCCCTGCGCCTAAGTCAATACTGCCCTTGCTATAACCAAAGTGATTGACCGAATGTTGCTGCGCGTTCACCACAATTTCTTGTTTGGGTTGTTTTTGCATTACTGTCAACATCAACCCTAAAGACAACAAAGCCATAACGGGATAAGTTTTTTTCAAGAACTTACTTCGCCCTTTTTCAGGTTTAAAGACAGTTTTTTCCGAAAAGATTTTATCAAAACTGAGTGCAGCCGCAAGAATGATTAAAGCAAAAGTCATGAATTGGTAACGTGGTTTAACTTCCCAAAGCAAAGTATGGAAGAGTGTAATGCCCATCGTTGTTAAAATTGCCAGAGAAAAGACTGATATCTCCTCTTTTTTTGTCTTCCACAGGCGATAAACAATGGCAAAGAGGAATACGGTCATGAGTGCTTTAGCATAGGTGGAGATAAAGATATTAATGGCACCAATATTATCGATGACCCAACCTGGAGCTTTCGTCCAGTTGTAATACCCAGAAAAAAGCTGATAATCTGTAGCCGTTGCAAAAGTCCCGCAAGACCAAAGTTGGCCAAACTTTGCCAATAAGAGTATTGGAATCATCCAGGGATTTTTTCCTAAATGTGCTAAACGCTCTTTAATGCCAGCAATATTTGCTTCTTTAGCCGTTTCAAAGCCAAAGTGGTTGAGTGTATAGTCACGATCAACAGGTGTCCATTCGCCCATTGATTCTGTATTTAGGCCCTCATAAATCCAGTTTACCGTTGGAAAAACATCTGGTCCTTTTAAGTCATATTGCATGGCACTTGCCAAACCACGAGTGACTCCCATCGCTAAAATAATACCCACAAAAGAAGCTAAAATGAGTTTCAGGATTGAAAGCCATAATTTTTTATATTTTTTTCGCTGACTGAAAGCCACTAAGCCTAAAATTGCTAAAGCAATCAGAATGATAATCACATTAGGACGTGCAAGGAAACCAAGAGTAAACAAGAGCGCCGTACTGACAAATTGCCAAATACCAAATGAGCCTGTACTTTGAATCTTGTCAAAACGTAATGCAATAATCAATAAAACTAAAATTGCAAACCCATCTGAATACCCTACCCTCAATAAGAAGTCATAATTCATTGGAAGCATAAGCATCAGAAGGGCCACAAAGGCTGCCAACTCCGCTCTTTTTTTCCACAGGAAGCGAATCAACAAAGCCCAAATACTAGTATTGATAAGGATATTGAACGTATAAAAAACGAAATAATAAGAGATATGAAGTACTTCTGCAAGCTTCATAAAACCAACATTTAAAGCGACCAGAGGGACAAGGTTAGGATATTGCCTAATCCAAACATCCCAGACCATATCCCCTTGCATAATTCGTGTGGCCTGTGCTTGGATATGCCAGGGGTCTCCGAAAACCATGGTATGAATTTGCGTCACAGATAAAATCTGTAAGAGAAGAAAAACTGCAAAAAAGCTGAAAATAAATATTTTCAAGCCTTTTTTATTCATATTATGAAATTTTCTATAGGCAAAACGGAGGACGAAAAAGAGCAAACCAGCAAACAACACAACCGAAATGGGTTCAACAAAACCAGCATCCGTAAAAGGTTGCACAGCCATAATAGCTAAGGCTGCAATAAAGAGCCAAAGCAGAATACGATACATGCTTTTATTCAGAAATTCCATTTTTCCTCCTACTGCGTTGAATAAAGTCTACCAAGCCCATGGTTGCTAAAATAAGCATTATTGGTGCAAAGTTATAAAGGTAACGTGAATTAGCTTCCCAAAGCAATAAGAATCCTGTCAAACCTGCCATTGACAGTCCGACAATAAACCATTCTGTTTTATGCTTCTTGAAAATACCTAGGAAGATTTCGTACCACATCAATGGGACGATGGCTAACCAATAGAGCGTTTGTGCTGCTTTAATCAACAACCAGCCCGTAATATTCCCTTCTTCTGGCGCAAAGCTGGTCCAGTCAAAATAACGGAATATAAAGGGATTAGAATGACGGTATGTATAGAAGAAATTACTCAAATCACCGTTAAACCACGTGTACATGATTTTACGCCACAATTGAACCAGAACACCTGGAACACCCATTTCTTTGAGATTTTCTATAAAACGATGCTTTATTCCTTCTTTCTTTGAGGCTACATCTGTAAAGGATTGCGAATATGCCAAGACATCAGGGTTGAAGCCCCCATACTTATTGATAGGATCAAATGACATCGTCACCCAGTGAATCATTGGCAGATTGTAACGGTCATTAGCTTGTTCTGAGAAAGCTGGTTCATTGGCAATAACTGCTTTAACCCCTTGATGTACACCTACAAAAAGCAGTGCCGCGATAGGGAGCATAATGAGCAATTTTTTCC
This window of the Lactococcus garvieae subsp. garvieae genome carries:
- a CDS encoding AI-2E family transporter; this encodes MGKIKINWNLWLNGLLFFVVLFLLFNVISNINPITKSIGNFLQILSPLFLGAIFAYFLDKPIQKLSLLFKPLNVKFIQHHARKISIFITYMIFLLLLFFVVYYLFPIVVRNLLEFLRLLPTIYQNVYQWLSSNQFQELDNFLQIEDSIRSFVNAFSAQDAARYITSGIESLSTFTFTLASQIFRIVVGIIISIYLLLYKESILQIVSRFGKISTKQEHLKAVKYYLRQTDVIFYKFISTQFIDTCIMWILSTFLLFILHVTGVAHNPFSVALGLLIGVCNMIPYFGSIFASIVAMIIAFFTGGWEAGLVTIIMLIILQQIDGNIIGPKLMSGALNVNPIIVIISISIGGAYFGILGMFVAVPVAALLKIIFMEYLEAKENKLSLAPHEK
- a CDS encoding alpha/beta fold hydrolase produces the protein MPFYTTNDGVQINYHSYGAAENQAIVFINGYSASEVTWAFQVDYFVAAGYRVVTYDHRSHGQSQEVDYGMTLHRLATDLEELMNALKLYRPVLVGHSMGAATIMAYEELFTDGKLAAIVTEDQAPTFMKSPDWLDGQTGKTLGELSDFIKDFPRTKLTHRQLTDQVKRVLGKGMLPFNFQKHQALLQNVITQDWRQNLTRETVPHLFFAGGCSPIFPPEHAQAARNLQHNAQSEVSIFADCGHILHVENIEAFNQKLLNFIQKVQ
- the leuS gene encoding leucine--tRNA ligase; translated protein: MEYKHIDIEAKWQKYWADNNTFRTGTDKNKPKFYALDMFPYPSGAGLHVGHPEGYTATDILSRYKRAQGYNVLHPMGWDAFGLPAEQYAIDTGNDPVEFTAKNIATFKRQINSLGFSYDWEREVNTTDPEFYKWTQWIFTKLYEKGLAYEAEVAVNWVEELGTAIANEEVLPDGTSERGGYPVVRKPMRQWMLKITAYAERLLNDLEDLDWPESIKEMQRNWIGKSVGADINFKVEGSDEEFTVFTTRPETLFGSTFAVLAPEHPLVEKITTAEQADAVEDYKHQASLKSDLARTDLAKDKTGVWTGAYAINPVSGKKMPIWIADYVLASYGHGAVMAVPGHDERDWEFAKVYDLEIVPVFDGGNVQEACHVEGGKIINSDFLNGMEKEAAIEKMVAYLEEKGIGSRKVTYRLRDWLFSRQRYWGEPIPIIHWEDGTTTAVPEEELPLVLPKTSNIKPSGTGESPLANLTDWLTVTREDGVKGRRETNTMPQWAGSSWYYLRYIDPKNSQAIADPELIKEWLPVDIYVGGAEHAVLHLLYARFWHKVLFDLGVVPTNEPFQKLFNQGMILGTSYRDSRGALVATDKVEKREGSYYNIETGEELEQAPAKMSKSLKNVVNPDDVVKRYGADTLRVYEMFMGPLDASIPWSEEGLEGARKFLDRVVRLLSNSTITEENDGSLDKVYNETVKNVTERLDHMLFNTAISQLMIFVNAANKAKTLPLEYAKGFVQLLAPFAPHLAEELWVELGNEAGISYVAWPSFDESKLVEDEIEIVVQINGKLKAKVMIEKDLPKDQLEKVALEAVEVEGNIVKVIAIPNKLVNIVVK
- a CDS encoding helix-turn-helix domain-containing protein → MEIEKIKELYRNVEEAELNQRERTLIALLSEQNTDFSSLPLGRFRILQFAVADFSELVENIKFILPDVIQENTEKQFVIEEYTGNNLSKSELADSLKVLSQDMGEKLHYYIGSFSSKEELEQVYQEEKQFFQQKASFSESILAQGLHHVESLLLNNVRQELLQSPEDKALVRALYTTYGNQAAAAKLLYVHRNTLLNKVKKYEQKYGLQLVGSDLVLAFGLIGHE
- a CDS encoding ribose-phosphate diphosphokinase, yielding MSYSNLKLFALSSNQKLAHKVAKEIGIQVGKSRVLTYNDGEVEVKIDESIRGEHVFILQSTSAPVNENLMELLIMMDALKRASAASINVVMPYYGYARQDRKARAREPITSKLVANMLQIAGADRLITFDLHAAQIQGFFNIPVDHLMGSPLIADYFRRHGFANGDDLVIVSPDHGGVGRARKLAAFLKAPIAIIDKRRPRANVAEIMNIIGDVKGKKCILIDDMIDTAGTITLAANALKELGATEVYASCTHAVLSGPAIERIESSGINKLVVLDTIEIPDERRSDKIVEISIAPLLADAIIRIHEKRPLSPLFELHIPTEN